A single genomic interval of Vibrio gallicus harbors:
- a CDS encoding ABC transporter ATP-binding protein: MLKLVSVSKGYVDGGEFHPVLQGADLRIQSGEHIALMGESGSGKSTLLNLIAGLDSLDSGEIWFDDYAMHNFKEGNRTEYRRNYIGHVFQQYNLLTTLNIADNIRFCRQLKGLPENPQLWRQILSALDLMPLLGRYPEEISGGQQQRAAIARALYMEPSILLADEPTGSLDEKNAKAVMRLLSSLIRDFNCTLLLVTHSEAVAAYMDRTIRIQGGQLHDMANS; this comes from the coding sequence ATGTTAAAGCTGGTCAGTGTTAGCAAAGGATATGTTGACGGTGGTGAGTTTCACCCAGTTCTACAAGGTGCAGACTTAAGAATTCAAAGTGGTGAACATATCGCATTGATGGGGGAGTCAGGTTCAGGTAAAAGTACGTTACTTAACCTAATCGCCGGACTCGATTCTTTAGATTCGGGTGAAATCTGGTTTGATGATTATGCGATGCATAACTTTAAAGAAGGTAACCGCACCGAATATCGCCGCAATTATATCGGCCATGTATTTCAACAATACAACCTACTAACGACCCTAAATATTGCGGATAACATTCGATTTTGTCGCCAACTTAAAGGTTTACCTGAGAACCCTCAACTTTGGCGTCAAATACTCTCAGCATTAGACCTTATGCCTTTATTGGGGCGTTACCCAGAAGAGATCTCGGGTGGCCAACAGCAACGCGCCGCAATAGCACGGGCGCTATATATGGAGCCTTCAATCTTACTTGCTGATGAACCTACCGGTAGCCTAGACGAAAAAAACGCTAAGGCCGTGATGCGCCTATTATCTTCGCTCATCCGTGACTTTAACTGTACATTGCTTTTGGTCACACACAGTGAAGCGGTCGCGGCATATATGGATCGTACTATACGTATTCAAGGAGGGCAGTTGCATGATATGGCCAATAGCTAA
- the nhaA gene encoding Na+/H+ antiporter NhaA: MSQILKDFFKLESAGGIILVIAAALAMLVANSPLNETYQGALHSYIAGMSVEHWVNDGLMAVFFLLIGLEVKRELLEGALKSRETAIFPAIAAVGGMVAPALVYVLFNFSNPEALQGWAIPAATDIAFALGIMALLGNRVPVSLKVFLLALAIIDDLGVVVIIALFYTSDLSTLALAIGFAMTGLLFYLNHKKVTSLKLYLFVGAILWFAVLQSGVHATLAGVVIGFAIPLQGKKGERSPLKHLEHALHPYSSFLILPIFAFANAGVSLEGISFATLGTALPLGIALGLLVGKPLGIFTFSYVAVKAGVAKLPEGINFKHIFAVSILCGIGFTMSMFIASLAFTGTAADLNTHARLGILMGSTVAAILGYTMLRLSLPKKQASHKVAPNH; the protein is encoded by the coding sequence ATGAGTCAAATATTAAAAGATTTTTTTAAGTTAGAATCAGCCGGTGGCATTATCTTAGTTATTGCTGCTGCACTTGCTATGCTAGTGGCTAATTCTCCCCTTAATGAAACCTATCAAGGTGCTTTGCACTCTTATATTGCAGGTATGTCTGTCGAGCATTGGGTTAATGATGGCCTAATGGCGGTATTCTTCCTATTAATTGGTTTAGAAGTAAAACGTGAGCTCCTTGAAGGCGCGCTAAAATCTCGTGAAACTGCAATTTTCCCAGCTATTGCAGCGGTTGGTGGCATGGTTGCTCCAGCTTTAGTTTACGTTCTATTTAACTTCTCTAACCCTGAAGCACTGCAAGGTTGGGCAATACCAGCAGCAACAGATATTGCATTTGCTCTAGGGATCATGGCCTTACTAGGTAACCGCGTACCAGTAAGCCTCAAAGTGTTCTTGTTAGCTCTTGCGATTATCGATGATCTGGGTGTAGTGGTTATCATTGCACTGTTCTATACCAGCGATTTATCAACCCTTGCACTTGCGATCGGGTTTGCGATGACCGGATTACTCTTTTATCTCAATCATAAAAAAGTAACCTCTCTCAAATTGTACCTATTTGTTGGTGCGATACTATGGTTTGCAGTTCTGCAATCTGGGGTTCACGCAACGCTTGCTGGTGTCGTAATCGGTTTTGCAATTCCATTGCAAGGCAAGAAAGGTGAGCGTTCACCGCTTAAACACCTAGAGCACGCTTTGCACCCTTATTCGTCATTCCTAATTTTACCAATATTCGCGTTCGCTAATGCAGGTGTCTCCTTAGAAGGTATTTCTTTTGCAACCCTAGGAACTGCGTTACCGTTGGGTATTGCACTTGGTTTGTTAGTAGGTAAACCATTGGGTATCTTTACGTTTAGTTATGTAGCAGTGAAAGCTGGCGTGGCTAAGCTTCCTGAGGGGATTAACTTTAAGCACATCTTCGCTGTGTCGATTCTATGTGGTATTGGTTTTACAATGTCGATGTTTATTGCTTCCCTTGCCTTTACTGGAACGGCAGCAGATCTCAATACTCATGCGAGATTGGGGATCCTAATGGGCTCGACAGTGGCTGCAATACTTGGCTATACGATGCTACGGTTGTCATTGCCAAAAAAGCAGGCTAGCCACAAAGTGGCGCCCAACCATTAG
- a CDS encoding DUF2913 family protein, producing the protein MKSYAEQLLHLVSSALDEIACEHQKGKLANTPVSNTNFLLRWITKSIKQQRFSTLMAKDLLAWQKQGRSKGSNTEIYSRFVTIREFYSHFFHDFDYDQPILDTQINQWIDFMETVNWSVCTEYDLSGDGRGQLFTQGDSSLVLCAHQCDDCFEGGTNDDGTERLMKPMSFYVRGNHAQFIELATRAGFMLHKQTDYKSKVKYHGEYLIYPNNLGTQLAEIPIGFNPENYQNQD; encoded by the coding sequence GTGAAAAGTTACGCTGAGCAGTTGTTGCATCTTGTTTCAAGTGCATTAGATGAGATAGCTTGCGAGCATCAAAAAGGAAAGTTGGCTAACACGCCAGTGAGCAATACCAATTTTTTATTACGTTGGATAACCAAGAGTATCAAACAGCAACGCTTTTCGACTCTAATGGCAAAAGATTTATTGGCATGGCAAAAGCAAGGCCGCAGTAAAGGCAGTAATACTGAAATTTACAGTCGATTCGTGACTATTCGTGAATTTTATAGCCACTTTTTTCATGACTTTGATTACGACCAGCCAATTCTAGATACCCAAATTAATCAATGGATTGATTTTATGGAGACAGTTAATTGGAGTGTGTGCACTGAGTATGACCTAAGTGGTGACGGTCGAGGACAACTGTTCACACAAGGGGATAGTTCACTGGTGTTGTGTGCACATCAATGTGATGATTGCTTTGAAGGCGGTACTAATGACGATGGTACAGAGCGCTTGATGAAGCCGATGAGCTTTTATGTGCGTGGTAATCATGCGCAATTTATTGAGTTAGCAACCCGAGCTGGCTTTATGTTGCATAAGCAAACTGATTACAAATCCAAGGTGAAATACCATGGAGAGTACCTTATTTATCCAAATAATTTAGGTACTCAATTGGCGGAAATACCGATAGGTTTTAACCCTGAGAATTATCAGAATCAAGATTAG
- a CDS encoding SDR family oxidoreductase: METKKVLILGASGYVGSQLIPLLLDAGHKVTATARNLPLLKSRIEVAENLSFEQLDLSDNKRTLQIVDNFDLVYFLVHGMNHGHDFLDYELDLAQNFAQALQQNSIGQVIYLSSLQPQTGHSEHLAARRKTGEILRNTPVPIIELRAGVIIGPGSAAFEIMRDFVYNLPILITPKWVDSKANPIALKNLNHYLLSLACESNNSSKVYEVGGPDILSYRDQFKTICHATNNRYSLFATKLLTPSMAAAWLGIVTSVPSSIGRALLAGLSHDFIADSAEIRQRFPQQLMGYKAMVDEAISHEDQYVRSKVWGFDSSALSRWQSGFGYYAKNAGASYKTSKTTQQLWDTVIQLGSPKQGYFFANFLWRTREWLDLFVGGGRPKRRVPAGPKLKVGDHIDSWKVIRIEDQKFLSLLFGMKGPGLGRLECSIVDHGDYRELDVRAWWHPKGFFGLLYWWAMFPAHLFIFKGMVRAICNKSNLDSDNSQG; this comes from the coding sequence ATGGAAACAAAAAAGGTATTAATACTGGGAGCGTCAGGCTATGTTGGTTCACAATTAATCCCTCTGCTACTGGATGCTGGTCACAAGGTTACCGCCACGGCTCGCAATCTACCTTTACTTAAATCACGAATCGAGGTTGCCGAAAACCTCAGCTTTGAACAACTCGACCTTAGCGACAATAAACGAACCCTCCAGATTGTCGATAATTTTGATCTGGTATATTTCTTAGTCCACGGAATGAACCATGGGCATGATTTTCTCGATTATGAACTGGATCTCGCGCAAAATTTCGCACAAGCATTACAGCAAAATAGTATCGGTCAGGTTATCTATTTAAGTTCGCTGCAGCCACAGACTGGACATTCAGAGCACCTAGCCGCTCGCAGAAAAACGGGCGAAATTTTACGTAACACGCCGGTTCCGATAATTGAATTACGCGCTGGCGTTATTATAGGCCCAGGTTCAGCTGCGTTTGAAATCATGCGTGACTTTGTTTATAACCTCCCTATACTCATTACTCCTAAATGGGTGGATTCCAAGGCCAACCCTATTGCGCTTAAAAACCTCAATCATTATTTACTTAGCCTTGCTTGTGAGTCGAATAACAGCAGTAAAGTATACGAGGTTGGCGGCCCTGACATTCTAAGTTATCGCGACCAATTTAAAACAATTTGCCACGCAACAAACAACCGATACAGCCTATTTGCCACCAAACTTCTAACCCCATCAATGGCCGCCGCTTGGTTGGGCATTGTTACCTCTGTACCTAGCAGTATTGGACGGGCACTACTAGCTGGATTAAGCCATGACTTTATTGCTGATTCTGCTGAAATTCGTCAACGATTCCCTCAGCAATTGATGGGTTATAAAGCAATGGTTGACGAGGCGATATCCCATGAGGATCAATACGTTCGTTCAAAAGTATGGGGATTTGACTCAAGTGCCCTATCGCGCTGGCAATCAGGGTTTGGCTACTATGCCAAAAATGCGGGCGCAAGCTACAAAACATCAAAAACAACCCAACAACTGTGGGATACAGTAATACAGCTTGGTAGCCCTAAGCAGGGTTACTTCTTTGCGAATTTTCTATGGCGCACCCGAGAATGGCTCGACCTATTTGTTGGCGGGGGACGCCCCAAGCGAAGAGTCCCTGCCGGACCGAAGCTTAAGGTCGGTGACCATATTGATTCTTGGAAGGTTATCCGAATAGAAGACCAGAAATTCCTATCACTACTGTTTGGTATGAAAGGTCCTGGATTGGGACGACTCGAATGCAGCATAGTAGACCATGGTGACTATAGAGAGCTCGATGTCCGAGCATGGTGGCACCCTAAAGGGTTTTTCGGTCTACTTTATTGGTGGGCGATGTTTCCAGCCCACCTATTTATTTTCAAGGGTATGGTAAGGGCAATTTGCAATAAATCTAATCTTGATTCTGATAATTCTCAGGGTTAA
- a CDS encoding ABC transporter permease, with translation MIWPIAKALLGHYKRHPLQIFLVWLGLSLGISVLVGVLAINQHAELSYTNGERLFSNPLPYRIQSKNTANTIPQAFYIQLRREGFDQCIPFDIHRARTKNNIDIQVLGMDSLATAEIFLTGNVLENPILNMMQEPYPVLVNQVFMKFMGWKEGQSITLQSGETIGPLIVDTEGLVNGSNLVVDMALSRQLRRGTGFSVIGCTDMSKQKLTEIRQMLPKGMTLRKNTRGELVSLTKAFHLNLTALGMLSFLIGLFIFYQAMSLSFIQRQPVTGVLRQMGVSVKQLIAALTLELILLVVISWLSGNVLGLMLANKLVPAVSMSLGAIYNVQIDMVVNWSWSWSLKSLLMAIVGVGLSCTWPLVRLIRTQPIRLTARLSMVRFAGKEFFWQAILAAICLFIAVFALQFGSGIYAGFVIIACMLIGVALVVPFIIFELFTYLSYRLRWVKARWFFADAAASMSYRGVALMAFMLAITANVGVETMVGSFRVTTDQWLSQRLAADVYVYPTMHSAPRMSSWLKKQPEVDQVWTRKETELISNNENISLVSTGGSDGEKDALSVKVTVLDYWYHLHHSRSVMISESMSNRQKIRVGDYISLPAPLGPQWRVVGVYYDYGNPYDQVLMSQKNWDLLLPDKGAIGLGVLLHDKQTSNDVISKLISIYHTPAERVVNNSRIYDQAMTVFDRTFGITDTLGNITLIVAVLGIFFATLAGEATRLRNVALLRCLGMSGKELVFVGGAQLFAFGLVAAFVAIPLGMAMANNVVELILKKSFGWSMQVQIVPWDYLGTLGWTIASLIIAGAIPVLQVIRRTPMKSLRDAL, from the coding sequence ATGATATGGCCAATAGCTAAAGCGCTACTTGGTCACTATAAGCGACACCCGCTGCAGATCTTTCTGGTTTGGTTAGGTCTCTCTCTAGGCATCTCTGTGCTTGTTGGTGTGCTTGCTATCAATCAGCACGCAGAATTATCTTATACCAATGGTGAGAGACTTTTCTCAAACCCTTTGCCGTATCGTATTCAATCTAAAAATACCGCTAATACTATCCCTCAGGCATTCTATATTCAGCTACGCCGTGAAGGGTTTGACCAATGTATTCCCTTTGATATTCATCGAGCCCGCACAAAAAATAATATCGATATCCAAGTGCTAGGAATGGACAGTCTAGCGACGGCTGAGATATTTCTTACTGGTAATGTACTTGAAAACCCGATACTGAATATGATGCAAGAACCATATCCTGTATTGGTAAACCAAGTATTTATGAAGTTTATGGGCTGGAAAGAAGGACAGTCTATTACCTTACAAAGCGGCGAAACCATCGGTCCGCTGATTGTAGATACAGAAGGTCTCGTCAACGGCTCTAACCTTGTCGTGGATATGGCTTTGAGCCGTCAACTACGTCGTGGTACGGGCTTCTCAGTGATTGGCTGCACCGATATGTCCAAGCAGAAGCTGACTGAAATTAGGCAGATGCTACCTAAAGGAATGACACTACGAAAAAATACGCGTGGTGAATTGGTTTCGTTGACTAAGGCATTTCACCTTAATCTTACAGCATTAGGGATGCTGTCATTCTTGATAGGCTTGTTCATATTCTATCAAGCGATGTCTTTGTCGTTCATTCAACGTCAACCGGTAACGGGTGTTTTAAGGCAAATGGGAGTGTCGGTTAAGCAGTTGATTGCCGCGCTCACTTTAGAACTGATTTTGTTGGTGGTGATAAGTTGGCTTTCTGGAAATGTTCTTGGATTAATGCTTGCCAACAAACTTGTTCCTGCTGTTTCTATGAGTTTAGGTGCAATCTATAACGTTCAGATAGATATGGTGGTGAACTGGAGTTGGTCTTGGAGCTTGAAGAGCTTACTGATGGCGATTGTCGGTGTGGGACTTTCATGTACTTGGCCATTAGTGCGTTTAATTAGAACCCAACCTATACGCCTAACCGCTCGCCTATCAATGGTACGTTTTGCAGGTAAAGAGTTCTTCTGGCAAGCCATCTTAGCCGCGATATGCTTATTTATTGCAGTTTTTGCGTTGCAGTTTGGTAGTGGTATCTACGCAGGCTTTGTCATTATTGCGTGTATGCTGATCGGGGTAGCTCTGGTGGTACCCTTTATTATATTTGAGCTATTTACCTATCTTTCATATCGCCTACGCTGGGTAAAGGCGCGATGGTTCTTTGCCGACGCAGCGGCATCCATGAGTTATCGTGGGGTTGCGTTAATGGCATTTATGTTGGCAATTACGGCTAATGTCGGCGTTGAAACTATGGTGGGGAGCTTTAGAGTAACCACAGATCAATGGTTGTCACAGCGCTTGGCGGCAGATGTTTACGTTTACCCAACTATGCACTCGGCGCCTCGAATGAGTAGTTGGTTGAAAAAGCAACCCGAGGTTGACCAAGTATGGACTCGTAAAGAGACTGAGCTTATTTCTAATAATGAAAATATCAGCTTAGTTAGTACTGGAGGAAGTGACGGCGAAAAGGATGCATTATCTGTGAAAGTAACGGTTCTCGATTACTGGTATCACTTGCATCATTCTCGTAGTGTTATGATCTCCGAGTCAATGTCGAATAGACAAAAAATTCGCGTTGGTGACTACATATCACTGCCAGCACCTCTGGGACCCCAGTGGAGAGTGGTAGGGGTGTATTATGATTATGGTAATCCATATGACCAAGTTCTGATGTCACAAAAAAACTGGGATTTACTGCTGCCAGATAAAGGGGCAATTGGTCTTGGGGTTTTATTACACGATAAGCAAACATCGAACGATGTAATCTCTAAATTGATTTCCATTTACCATACACCAGCCGAGCGGGTGGTAAATAACAGCCGTATCTACGACCAAGCGATGACAGTGTTTGATAGAACGTTTGGTATTACCGATACCCTTGGCAATATAACCTTGATAGTGGCCGTACTTGGGATATTTTTTGCTACGTTAGCGGGGGAAGCCACTCGCCTGCGTAATGTCGCCTTACTGCGCTGTTTAGGTATGTCAGGTAAGGAACTGGTTTTTGTTGGTGGTGCACAGTTGTTTGCGTTTGGCTTAGTGGCCGCTTTCGTCGCGATTCCACTAGGAATGGCAATGGCGAATAACGTGGTAGAGCTTATCCTCAAAAAATCGTTCGGTTGGAGCATGCAGGTACAAATTGTGCCTTGGGATTACCTAGGAACACTCGGTTGGACTATTGCTTCGTTGATTATCGCAGGTGCGATACCAGTGCTGCAAGTAATTAGACGAACCCCAATGAAATCACTTAGAGATGCATTGTAA
- a CDS encoding lipocalin-like domain-containing protein, with translation MTRRILNRTLWTLACLIILIVVISSSLYIYDFSKSDTNLTIENIKAKQTHVFEPVLPNKAVQFPNDFKIHSEYRFEIWSFVAMLNDTKGNEYLAQWYLYRRATSENKKSGWESPQIYASQVALTTPDNIYSAERFARGGIGLVGMRSRPYRLSIDNWVWRSFSSYPVPGRLLLKTDDFKLDLKLQQNGSYIPMGDRGYQVTNKLQSQAIYGYQAPYIGASGTVNIGERKYALSGNVWLNQIWGSTEPKPEQSHIRFLYRLNNGKVLFLTQVISPSGLPHIYGSIMDHTGQVHTLDNSNVELTSSGTSTLSNGKVLPLQWTINIPKFKIFLTSDATRREQWLDLSIPSWSGTVRASGSENARGFMQVIE, from the coding sequence ATGACTAGACGAATATTGAATCGAACCCTCTGGACATTGGCATGCCTCATCATTTTGATAGTGGTGATCAGTAGCAGCCTGTACATCTATGATTTTTCGAAGTCCGATACTAATCTGACCATAGAAAATATAAAAGCCAAACAAACCCACGTTTTTGAGCCAGTACTACCAAATAAAGCGGTACAGTTTCCTAATGATTTTAAGATCCACTCTGAATATCGTTTTGAGATCTGGAGTTTTGTCGCGATGCTCAATGATACAAAAGGTAATGAATACCTAGCCCAATGGTACCTTTACCGCAGAGCGACCTCGGAAAATAAAAAATCTGGTTGGGAATCTCCGCAAATCTACGCGTCACAAGTTGCCCTTACTACTCCAGATAATATCTATTCGGCGGAGCGTTTTGCTCGAGGTGGAATAGGGCTAGTGGGGATGCGTTCGCGACCATATCGACTATCAATTGATAACTGGGTGTGGCGCTCATTTAGTAGTTATCCCGTACCGGGCCGTTTACTGTTAAAGACTGATGATTTTAAGCTTGACCTTAAGCTTCAACAAAATGGTTCCTATATACCAATGGGAGACCGTGGATATCAGGTGACCAATAAACTGCAATCGCAAGCTATTTACGGTTATCAAGCTCCCTATATAGGCGCTAGCGGTACCGTAAACATCGGGGAGAGGAAATATGCTCTTTCTGGAAATGTATGGCTAAATCAAATATGGGGCTCTACTGAGCCTAAGCCAGAACAAAGCCATATTCGTTTTTTATATCGCTTGAACAATGGCAAGGTGCTGTTTCTAACTCAAGTCATATCACCTTCTGGCTTGCCTCATATTTACGGCTCTATTATGGATCATACGGGGCAAGTTCACACTTTGGATAATTCAAATGTTGAGTTAACGTCCTCAGGTACCAGTACATTGAGTAATGGGAAGGTGTTACCACTGCAATGGACTATAAATATACCCAAATTTAAAATATTCTTAACATCCGATGCGACTCGACGAGAGCAGTGGCTGGATTTGTCAATTCCATCATGGTCTGGCACTGTGCGTGCTTCAGGCAGTGAAAATGCACGTGGTTTCATGCAGGTAATAGAGTAA
- a CDS encoding TetR/AcrR family transcriptional regulator: MGSALHTKEKIISVAEVLFSEKGFKETSLRNITGQANVNLASVNYHFGDKKSLIRAVLGKYLDSLMPSIAETLHNIERSEHVTMLQVFSILKQPLLQLAQITPNGTERFLLLIGRGYAEEQGHLRWFITTRYGEVLDRFVAQVIRVNPTMDRETLFWRLHFTLGSCVFTMASSEALMNIARSEFDTNQRVERIFDQIVPYLASGMNANLNNQGIE, from the coding sequence ATGGGCTCTGCGTTACATACCAAAGAGAAAATTATCTCAGTCGCCGAAGTACTGTTTTCTGAAAAGGGGTTTAAAGAAACCTCTCTAAGAAATATCACAGGGCAAGCTAACGTGAATCTCGCTTCAGTAAACTACCATTTTGGTGATAAGAAAAGCCTTATTCGAGCGGTACTGGGCAAATATCTTGATAGCTTAATGCCATCAATAGCGGAAACCCTACACAACATAGAGCGCAGTGAACATGTGACTATGTTGCAGGTTTTTTCGATATTGAAGCAACCCTTGCTTCAACTAGCACAAATTACGCCAAACGGTACCGAGCGATTCTTGCTACTAATTGGACGGGGCTATGCAGAAGAGCAGGGACACCTCAGATGGTTTATAACAACTCGTTACGGTGAGGTGCTAGATAGGTTTGTAGCCCAAGTAATAAGAGTAAATCCAACTATGGATAGAGAAACGCTCTTTTGGCGGCTGCATTTCACGTTAGGGAGTTGCGTTTTTACAATGGCTTCTAGTGAAGCACTTATGAACATTGCACGCAGTGAATTTGATACTAATCAGCGTGTCGAACGTATTTTTGATCAGATCGTGCCTTATCTTGCATCAGGCATGAATGCGAACTTAAACAATCAGGGAATAGAATAA